In Nitrosopumilaceae archaeon, the following proteins share a genomic window:
- a CDS encoding MFS transporter: MSNSTNSASESPLKNTLYRFLWVTMFASDIGAAMQTVGSGWLITSLAPSPFVVSLLQVMTSLSIFLLALPAGALADIVDRRKLFLATQYFSLAVAATLSILTFGGFTTSSILVVFTLLLGLGNAMSLPVNIVIQTELVPKKKALAAMTLFSVAIYIGLAVGPFLGGLVVAAAGPWAVFMLNALSFVGVIVFLHRWHKPQERKLLPPEQVIGAIRTGLRYMRHSLHVRALFVRDFALTICGSALISLLPLLVRNQAGSNSILFGILVGAFGIGGMISGLVIVPRIKKISIEKRVSSATILYAIALAVLSFQHDIIIVFIGVFAVGTALIIITSSLNFIAYNSVSSWVRTRVVSVHQLVYWGGVAIGSMIWGIVAEIWGIPTALLAASIGLIIGLVTSTRYKLKPLTDVDMTPSMHWSMPRAMIDIDDHEEGSVLVEMEFQIDPARSHEFESAMNGLRSVMLRDGAINWELFHDVENPSRYVMMFTSESWTEHLRQHERITKADRAIEQHAISFHIGKDPPRVSHLISENISKQNHKTKKEDKS, translated from the coding sequence ATGAGTAATAGCACAAATTCTGCGTCAGAGAGCCCTCTGAAGAATACGCTGTATAGATTTCTATGGGTTACAATGTTTGCATCAGATATAGGTGCTGCCATGCAAACTGTTGGATCTGGCTGGCTGATAACATCGCTTGCCCCATCTCCTTTTGTTGTATCACTTTTACAAGTGATGACAAGCCTATCCATATTTCTGCTTGCACTTCCTGCAGGAGCTCTTGCAGATATTGTTGACAGACGTAAGCTCTTTCTTGCCACACAATACTTTTCACTTGCAGTGGCTGCTACACTGAGCATCCTTACCTTTGGAGGTTTTACAACATCATCAATTCTTGTCGTGTTTACCTTATTGCTTGGCTTGGGCAATGCAATGAGCTTGCCTGTAAATATTGTAATTCAAACTGAGCTTGTGCCAAAGAAAAAAGCTCTTGCTGCAATGACTTTGTTTAGTGTAGCAATTTACATTGGACTTGCAGTTGGTCCCTTTCTTGGTGGCTTGGTAGTTGCCGCAGCAGGACCATGGGCCGTGTTTATGCTAAACGCACTTTCATTTGTTGGAGTAATTGTTTTTCTTCACAGATGGCACAAACCGCAAGAACGCAAGCTTCTTCCACCTGAACAGGTAATTGGAGCTATTCGCACAGGATTGAGATACATGCGGCACTCTTTGCATGTACGCGCACTCTTTGTTCGCGACTTTGCATTGACAATTTGTGGCAGTGCGCTGATTTCACTCTTGCCTCTCTTGGTTCGTAACCAAGCGGGATCAAACTCTATTCTTTTTGGAATTCTGGTGGGCGCGTTTGGCATAGGCGGAATGATAAGCGGTTTGGTTATAGTGCCGCGGATAAAAAAGATCTCAATAGAAAAGCGCGTATCAAGTGCAACAATTTTGTATGCTATTGCATTGGCTGTCTTGTCATTTCAGCATGACATCATTATTGTGTTTATTGGGGTATTTGCAGTTGGAACTGCCTTGATAATTATAACATCTAGCTTGAATTTTATTGCATACAATTCGGTATCATCATGGGTAAGAACACGTGTAGTTTCAGTTCACCAGCTGGTGTATTGGGGCGGAGTAGCTATTGGAAGTATGATATGGGGAATTGTTGCAGAAATCTGGGGAATTCCAACTGCATTACTTGCCGCATCTATTGGATTGATAATTGGTCTTGTTACCTCAACTCGTTACAAATTAAAGCCGCTCACAGATGTAGATATGACTCCATCAATGCATTGGTCTATGCCGCGCGCGATGATTGACATTGATGACCACGAGGAGGGATCCGTACTAGTAGAGATGGAATTTCAGATTGATCCGGCACGTTCGCACGAGTTTGAATCTGCAATGAACGGCTTACGTTCTGTAATGTTACGTGATGGCGCAATCAATTGGGAATTATTCCATGATGTTGAAAATCCAAGTAGATATGTTATGATGTTTACATCGGAATCCTGGACTGAACATTTACGCCAACATGAACGCATAACAAAAGCAGATCGTGCCATAGAACAACACGCCATTTCATTTCATATAGGAAAGGACCCACCACGTGTTTCCCATCTTATTAGTGAAAATATTTCCAAACAAAATCATAAAACGAAAAAGGAAGACAAATCTTGA
- a CDS encoding MFS transporter has translation MKKNQDGLEPSENNSVNSVSPSAWLALSIICGLALVTMYGETMVLPAIPDFIKDFSISYNTSSWILSSYLIAGAVMTPIAGKLSDIYGKKKILLIVMMIYSVGILTGGFANSLPFLLSARIAQGIGISMFPIAFGIVRDIFPIQKLGMAQGIFTSTFFGGAVIGLIAGAKIISDYGWHATFFSVFPIAIGLAFIMNRFIKIKKTEQDTMTIGIDVKGTLALSSTVILFLIGVSFLQEISSGNLDSLGFFAGSAISLIIFATLEKRVAHPLIDLKVLSDKVLLPSNVIMIIVGVSTFMVYQTIPILIRSPKPLGFGGDVLTIATVQLPFMIVSLVVSAAGGFFLSRVGNFKLTALGTMFCTVGFFSILTFHFTEYAISVTLAIISVGLSFTIVGCFNIILMSSPQKVQGVSLGMSVLLMLVGNSLGPSLAGMYQQMYRSTIPNLSGSFPSAQAYDQIFLTAALLSVVSVFLVIFLRKNMRAKTNTIPS, from the coding sequence ATGAAAAAAAATCAAGATGGTTTAGAGCCAAGTGAGAATAATTCTGTAAACTCTGTTTCGCCTTCTGCATGGCTTGCCCTTTCCATCATATGCGGACTAGCTCTTGTGACAATGTATGGAGAAACGATGGTCCTGCCTGCTATTCCTGATTTTATCAAAGATTTTAGCATATCATATAACACATCGTCCTGGATTCTTTCTTCATATTTGATAGCAGGCGCAGTAATGACGCCTATTGCAGGCAAGCTTTCAGACATCTATGGCAAAAAGAAGATTCTGCTAATTGTGATGATGATATATTCTGTGGGAATTTTGACTGGAGGATTTGCAAACTCTTTGCCTTTTTTGTTAAGTGCTAGGATTGCACAGGGTATAGGGATATCGATGTTCCCAATTGCGTTTGGCATAGTACGTGATATCTTTCCAATTCAAAAGCTTGGAATGGCTCAAGGAATATTTACTTCAACATTTTTTGGCGGCGCTGTAATAGGTTTGATAGCTGGAGCAAAAATAATTTCTGATTATGGCTGGCACGCAACTTTTTTTTCTGTATTTCCTATTGCGATAGGGTTGGCCTTTATAATGAACAGATTCATCAAAATAAAAAAAACGGAACAAGATACCATGACAATAGGAATAGATGTCAAGGGCACTCTGGCGTTATCTTCTACGGTAATTTTGTTTTTGATAGGCGTATCTTTTCTTCAAGAGATTAGTTCGGGGAATCTAGATTCTCTGGGATTTTTTGCAGGATCTGCCATATCATTGATAATTTTTGCAACTCTTGAAAAAAGAGTTGCTCATCCTCTAATTGATCTCAAAGTTCTTTCAGACAAGGTGCTATTACCATCAAATGTTATCATGATTATAGTTGGAGTTTCTACTTTTATGGTATACCAGACAATTCCTATACTGATACGCAGTCCAAAACCTCTTGGCTTTGGTGGTGATGTATTAACAATAGCTACAGTTCAGCTGCCTTTCATGATTGTCTCACTTGTAGTATCTGCGGCAGGAGGTTTTTTCCTCTCAAGAGTTGGTAATTTCAAGCTCACAGCACTTGGAACAATGTTTTGTACAGTTGGATTTTTTAGCATACTGACATTTCATTTTACCGAATATGCCATATCTGTCACATTGGCAATAATTTCTGTGGGGCTGTCATTTACTATTGTAGGTTGTTTTAACATAATTTTGATGTCATCACCGCAAAAGGTACAGGGAGTATCTCTTGGCATGAGTGTGCTGTTGATGCTTGTAGGGAACTCGCTTGGGCCTTCACTTGCTGGCATGTATCAGCAAATGTATCGGAGTACGATACCAAACCTTTCTGGCAGCTTTCCGTCTGCGCAAGCATATGATCAGATATTTCTAACTGCTGCATTGTTATCTGTAGTTTCAGTTTTTCTTGTAATTTTTTTGCGAAAAAATATGAGAGCTAAAACTAATACCATTCCAAGTTGA
- a CDS encoding spherulation-specific family 4 protein, with protein sequence MEKNTNDSNRWLTLVFVSLLILSSLVIVVNNNAFAYTVTVTPVTTQVTTISADLAKRLGGNDTGIYYPLYDLNELPQVLAAKIAFPNVPFGVNINPASGPGTAPSIEWTNAITQLKSVGAVVTGYVPTGYGKMSVTNVEGMISSYQQFYPNMLDGISLDQVSGSQSNFTYYKTISDYARSIGFSYMGANPGSPIYQGDVPLFNLIEIYESAGYPSESILATRTFYPQYSKDVVGFQAKIHTQPTYDSAWLHMATKYVKWIYITDKTEPNPYAVFPSYFNQYLFDLSSLAGTTLGELQVDNSNGACQVIGGTWDSGTNTCTINANLTIDTGKLLTIDSGVTLTVTGTISNSGTISNSGTIINSGTVLNSLSGIINNAGTIIDRCGATFTNNGRLNGNQVQNACTSIPEFPFSLNLVIIFAAVAAVYIGIRQKMITKLSEQNH encoded by the coding sequence ATGGAAAAAAATACCAATGATAGTAATCGTTGGCTAACACTAGTTTTTGTCTCGCTTCTTATATTGTCATCACTGGTCATTGTAGTGAACAATAATGCATTCGCATACACCGTAACAGTTACACCTGTGACCACACAGGTTACAACCATATCTGCAGACTTGGCTAAAAGGCTTGGAGGTAATGACACAGGCATCTATTATCCATTGTATGACCTAAACGAGCTTCCTCAAGTGCTTGCAGCAAAGATTGCTTTCCCTAATGTTCCATTTGGTGTAAACATAAATCCTGCATCAGGACCTGGAACTGCACCTTCAATAGAATGGACAAATGCAATTACCCAACTAAAGAGTGTTGGGGCTGTAGTTACGGGTTATGTGCCTACAGGATATGGAAAAATGAGCGTTACAAATGTAGAAGGTATGATATCCTCATATCAGCAGTTCTACCCAAATATGCTAGACGGTATATCACTTGATCAAGTCTCTGGATCTCAATCAAACTTTACCTATTACAAGACAATCTCAGACTATGCAAGGTCGATAGGTTTTTCATATATGGGAGCAAACCCGGGAAGTCCAATATATCAAGGAGATGTGCCGCTCTTCAACCTGATTGAGATATACGAATCAGCGGGTTATCCAAGTGAGTCAATACTTGCAACAAGAACTTTTTATCCTCAATATTCAAAGGATGTAGTTGGGTTTCAAGCCAAAATCCATACTCAGCCAACATATGATTCAGCTTGGCTTCATATGGCCACAAAATATGTCAAGTGGATATACATCACAGACAAGACAGAACCAAATCCATATGCTGTATTTCCATCATACTTTAACCAATATCTTTTTGATCTTTCTTCTTTAGCCGGAACAACACTAGGAGAATTACAAGTTGATAATTCCAATGGAGCATGCCAAGTGATAGGTGGAACTTGGGATTCTGGTACTAATACTTGTACTATTAATGCCAATCTTACTATTGATACTGGGAAATTGCTAACAATCGATTCAGGTGTAACATTAACGGTCACAGGCACTATCTCAAATTCTGGCACTATCTCAAACTCTGGTACCATAATAAATAGCGGTACTGTCTTGAACAGCCTCTCTGGCATCATCAACAACGCTGGAACAATCATAGATAGATGCGGTGCAACCTTTACCAATAACGGACGTCTCAATGGAAACCAAGTCCAAAATGCCTGTACATCAATTCCAGAATTTCCATTTTCCCTTAACTTGGTAATTATTTTTGCTGCAGTAGCAGCAGTGTATATTGGTATAAGGCAAAAGATGATTACTAAACTAAGCGAACAAAACCACTAG
- a CDS encoding response regulator, protein MAKILVVDDEPDIALSLKNGLTNNGFEVDAYTEPLKALDDFKPNVYDLSLFDIRMPKMNGFELCREIKKKETNAKICLMTAFEIYHDEFRRIFPTLNVQCFIRKPIGIKDLISHIKLELNIS, encoded by the coding sequence GTGGCAAAAATTCTTGTCGTAGATGACGAACCTGATATTGCTTTATCCCTCAAAAATGGTTTAACAAATAATGGCTTTGAAGTTGATGCATATACTGAACCACTAAAAGCATTAGATGACTTTAAGCCAAATGTATACGATTTATCTCTCTTTGATATCAGAATGCCCAAAATGAATGGTTTTGAACTGTGTCGAGAGATAAAAAAGAAGGAAACCAATGCCAAGATCTGTTTGATGACGGCATTTGAAATATACCATGATGAGTTCAGAAGAATATTTCCAACTCTTAATGTACAATGTTTTATTCGAAAACCAATCGGTATTAAGGATCTAATTTCACATATAAAATTAGAACTAAATATTTCTTGA
- a CDS encoding tetratricopeptide repeat protein: MEYSINTPKEIQRKNMEINSLYDEGNFHLCSGKYEEAIKYYDRILKLTPYSKTALGYKGFALLKLNKRKEAVNCYEMALNC; the protein is encoded by the coding sequence TTGGAATATTCAATAAACACTCCAAAAGAGATACAAAGAAAAAACATGGAAATTAACTCACTTTATGATGAGGGTAATTTTCATTTATGTTCAGGTAAATATGAGGAAGCAATAAAATACTATGATAGAATTTTAAAACTAACCCCATATTCCAAAACTGCATTAGGTTACAAGGGATTTGCCCTTCTAAAATTAAATAAACGCAAGGAAGCCGTAAACTGTTATGAGATGGCTCTGAATTGTTAA
- a CDS encoding SDR family oxidoreductase, with protein MTNQKVAIVTGSSSGIGYETALVLARNGFRTYATMRNLEKAKAISDVAKREKLSLHTIKLDVTDEKSVNDAIKTIKSDAGRIDVLVNNAGYGLMGSLEDLLMSEIKAQYETNVFGLIRVTQAVLPIMREQKSGIIVNISSIGGKMAMPLSSPYIGTKFAVEGLSESIAYDLEPFGIKVVMIEPGAIKTNFDTGMVVAQKNQNPSSPYYKNMQKLQNSLNSILKNGTPPTKVAEVILNAITTPNPNLRYTVGDDAALLAQKRKELPDSEFQKLVFEFLK; from the coding sequence ATGACAAATCAAAAAGTTGCTATTGTTACTGGCAGCTCAAGTGGCATAGGATATGAGACTGCACTTGTACTTGCAAGAAATGGTTTTCGTACATATGCAACTATGAGAAATCTAGAAAAAGCAAAAGCTATTTCAGATGTAGCAAAAAGAGAAAAACTTTCATTACATACCATAAAGCTAGATGTCACAGATGAAAAATCTGTAAACGATGCTATCAAAACCATCAAGTCTGATGCAGGAAGAATTGATGTACTAGTAAATAACGCAGGCTATGGTCTTATGGGATCTCTTGAAGATCTATTGATGAGTGAGATAAAGGCACAGTATGAAACAAATGTCTTTGGTCTGATAAGAGTAACTCAAGCAGTTCTGCCTATTATGAGAGAACAAAAAAGCGGCATTATTGTAAATATCAGCTCCATAGGGGGAAAAATGGCAATGCCGTTGTCATCACCATACATTGGTACAAAATTTGCAGTTGAGGGCCTCAGTGAATCTATTGCATATGATCTTGAACCATTTGGAATCAAAGTTGTTATGATAGAACCAGGTGCAATTAAAACCAATTTTGACACTGGCATGGTAGTGGCTCAAAAAAATCAAAATCCAAGTTCGCCTTATTATAAGAACATGCAGAAATTACAAAATTCCCTGAACTCAATTTTAAAGAATGGAACACCGCCTACCAAGGTTGCTGAAGTAATATTAAATGCAATTACAACACCTAATCCTAATCTAAGGTATACTGTAGGTGATGATGCTGCATTGCTTGCACAAAAAAGAAAAGAGCTACCAGATTCAGAATTTCAAAAACTTGTTTTCGAGTTTTTGAAATAA
- a CDS encoding PepSY domain-containing protein: MLLYSMEAKQAEEIALGFLQQQYSMIKLEKSVLEEDGRTWLVDFLVTSFDKERTITVKVNARTGLILGWQ, encoded by the coding sequence ATGTTGCTATACAGCATGGAAGCAAAGCAAGCTGAGGAGATAGCACTAGGATTTTTACAACAACAATATTCAATGATCAAGCTGGAAAAGTCAGTCTTGGAAGAAGACGGCAGGACTTGGCTTGTTGATTTTCTAGTGACATCATTTGATAAGGAACGAACGATTACGGTTAAAGTAAATGCTAGGACTGGATTGATTCTAGGCTGGCAGTAA
- a CDS encoding alpha/beta hydrolase, with translation MRAMIIPGNNNTDISESWYPYVKKELEKLGLDVIAKNMPDPDLARSQFWLPFIEEHVKNHNSILVGHSSGAVAILRYLEKNKAEGIVLVGTSHTDLNDKKEKISGYFDEPWNWEKIRKNVKWMIQFASTDDPYIPISEARHINGKLNSEYYEFTNRGHFMEDEFPELVESIRKKLNQH, from the coding sequence ATGCGCGCAATGATAATTCCTGGAAACAACAATACGGATATTTCGGAATCATGGTATCCATATGTAAAAAAGGAACTGGAGAAACTTGGTTTAGATGTCATAGCCAAAAATATGCCAGACCCTGATTTGGCAAGAAGTCAGTTTTGGTTGCCCTTTATTGAAGAACATGTAAAAAATCATAATTCCATACTTGTTGGCCATTCTTCTGGAGCCGTAGCAATATTGAGATATTTAGAAAAAAACAAAGCTGAAGGGATTGTGCTAGTTGGCACATCTCATACTGATTTAAACGATAAAAAGGAAAAAATCAGCGGCTATTTTGATGAGCCTTGGAACTGGGAAAAAATTAGAAAAAATGTAAAATGGATGATTCAGTTTGCCTCAACTGATGATCCTTACATACCAATATCCGAGGCACGTCATATTAATGGCAAATTAAATTCTGAATACTATGAATTTACAAATCGCGGTCATTTCATGGAAGATGAATTTCCAGAACTTGTCGAATCTATAAGGAAAAAACTGAACCAGCACTGA